The nucleotide sequence ACGGCGAGCAGTGCTCGGACCTGGCCGTGCACGCCGTACGCAAGGCACTCGCCGCCGCCGGCGCGACGGTGGACGACGTCGACCTGCTGCTGTTCGCGGCCGGCGGGCAGGACCTCGTCGAACCGGCGACCGCGCACATCGTCGCGGCCAAACTCGGCGCCACCTGCCCGGTGTTCGACGTCAAGAACGCCTGCAACAGCGTGCTGAACGCCGTCGAGACCGCCCGCGCGATGATCGAGAGCGGCCTCTACCGCACCGTGCTCATCGCCTGCGGCGAGGCCGCGACCACCGTCACCCGCTGGCACCTGCCGACCGGGCGCGCCTGGCGCGAGTCCATCGCCGGATTCACCCTCAGCGACGCCGGCGCGGCCCTGCTGATGACCGCCGGCCCCGCCGACGACGACGCGCCCGGTGTCCTCGCGACCCGGTTCTTCGCCGCGTCCGCGTCGTGGCGGGAATGCACGGTCGAGGCCGGCGGCTCGATGCACCCCCGGCCCGCCACCGACGAGCCCACGTATGTGCGCGTCAACGGCGACATGATGGCCATGGGAGAGCGGCACAACCGCGACGCCGTCGCCGACTTCCACGAGGAGATCCGCCTCGCCGAGCACGCCGCCTTCGTCGGGATCCACCAGATCTCCGTCGCGCAATTCCACAAGAGCGTCGGCAATTTGCCGTTCCCCGACGACCGGTACCTCCTCACCGTCGCCGACCACGGCAACGCCGCCTCGGCCTCGCTGCCGCTGCAACTCGTCCTGGCCCGGGAGTCCGGGAGGGTCGCGCCCGGCGACCTCGTCGCCCTGATCGGGATGGCGAGCGGATACAGCGTCGGCATGGCGCTCATCCGGATGTGACCACGGGCCATCGGGCCCCACCGACCGATCCCGAACCGCTCCTCGATCCGCAAAGGGCGATGCGATGTCCACCAAGCACACGGCACCCCCCATGCTGGAGGCATTGCGACCCATCGCCGAACGGGCGTTCGACGAACACCTCCGGCAGGCCACCGACTGGTACCCGCACCAATACATCCCGTGGAGCCAGGCCCGCGACTACGACGGCATCCTGGGCGGAGAGGCCTGGGAGCCCGGACAGCGGCGGATGAGCGTCGCCGTCCGCGACGCCATGCTGCACAACCTGCTCAGCGAGGAGAACCTCCCCGGCTACCACCGGGTCATCGCCCAGATGCTCTCGATGGACGGCGTCTGGGGCGCGTGGGTCAACCGCTGGACGCTGGAGGAGGCACGCCACGGCACCGCCCTGCGCGACTACCTGGTCGTCACCCGCGCGATCGACCCCGTGGCCCTGGAGCAGTCCCGCGTCCGCCACCTCCAGACCGGGTACGACCTGGACTATCCCGGCGACCTCCTCGCGTCCCTCACCTACGTCACGGTCCAGGAGATGGGCACCCGCCTGACGTACCAGAACATCCGGCGTCAGTGCGGCGACCCGGTGTGCGAGGCGCTCATGCAGCGCATCGTCGCCGACGAGAACCGGCACATGCTCTTCTACCGCACCCTGCTGGACGCGGCGCTGGACCTGTGGCCGGACGAGGCCATGCGGGCCGTCGGGAAAGTGGTCGCCACCTTCCGCTCCCCGGCCCACGCCGCCGCCGAATACCCCCGGCTCGCCCGGTCCATGACCCGGTCCGGCATCTACACCGTCGCCACCCACCACGACGAGGTGCTGCTCCCGCTGACCCGGTCCCTCGGCCTGCTCGAACGCGGCGGCCTCACCGCCGCCGGGCGGCAATCCCAAGACCGGCTCGGCGAATTGCTGGCGACGGCCGCCGAACTCGCCGAACGCTTCAACCGCCGCGCGGGCCACACACCCCGAACGCCCGACCCGACACCGCTCGCCGCACTCGCCGCGCCCACGACGAACACCGCGCCCTGACACCCGGATCCGACCAACGGAACGCCGGCGGCCCACCGGAACACCCCCCCCGCAAGCCGCACCACGCCACCACACCGCGAAAGGAAGCACCCACCCATGGCACGCTCCAGCCACGACATCCTCTCCGACTTACTCGTCGACGAATTCGACGTCGACCGCGCCACGTTGACGCCGGACGCCACCTTCGCGGACCTGGGCATGAACTCACTCGCCCTGGCGGAACTGCTCGTCATCGCCGAACGCGAACTCCACCTCGACATGTCCGACCTGGACGTCGACCTCGACCCCACCCTCACCCTCTCCGAGGTCGTCGAACACCTCGACGCCGTCCGCGGATCCGCCCCCGACGACACCGCGCGGTCTCCCCGGACCCCCCGGACCGACCCGACCGCGACACCGGCATGAGCGGGCGAACGAAGGAGCCGAACGTGCCCCGCGAACGCGGCGCGCGACCCCACGAGGTGCCCGCATGAGCGGCCCCGCCCCGCTCGACGACGTCGACCTCACGGCCGAACTCGAACCCCACGTCGCCGCGGGCCTGGACCGGCACCTTGCCGCCGCCCCGACATGGCTGCCCCACCAGTACATCCCCTGGAGCCGGGGCCGCGACTTCGACGGACCGCTCGGCGGGGAGCCCTGGAGCCCCGACCAAACCCCCCTGCCCACCGCCGTCCGCGGCGCGCTCGTCCTCAACCTGCTCACCGAGGACAACCTGCCCAGCTACCACCACGCGCTCGCCGCCCGCGTCGGCCGGCACGAGGCGTGGAACGCCTGGCTGCACCGCTGGACCGCCGAGGAGGAACGCCACAGCCACGCGCTGCGCGCCTACCTCAGCTGCACCCGCGCGGTCGACCCCGTCGCACTCGAACACGACCGCATGGCACTGCTCTCGCGCGGCTGGCGCGAAGCACCGGCACCGTTCCTGCACGCACTGGTCTACCTCACCGTGCAGGAGCTGACCACGCGCGTCATCCACCGCAACACCGGCCGCGCGTGCGGCGATCCGGTCGGCGAGCGCCTGATGGCCCGCATCGCCGCCGACGAGAACCTGCACATGCTCTTCTACCGCGAGCTGGGCCGACACGCCCTGGACATCGCCCCCGACGCGTACCTCGTCGCGTTCCGGGAGACCGTCGCCACCTTCAAAATGCCCGGCCACGTCCTCGCCGGTTTCCACGACAAGGCCCTGCGCGCCGCCGTCGCCGGGATCTACAACACACACCACCTCTACCACCACGTCCTCATGCCGCTGGTGACCGCACTCGGCCTGCTCGACCGCCCCGGCCTCGGGCCCGCCGGAGAACAGGCCCGCGACGCCCTCGCCGCCATGCTGGACCGCCTCCGACGCCGGGCCGCGCTCGTGGCTCCGCCCCCGGCGGCACCCGCACACGCCACGGCTTCCGGAGGTCGGCCATGACACGCGACGACATCGCCGTGACCGGCCTGGGGCTGCTCACCCCCGCCGGGCT is from Yinghuangia sp. ASG 101 and encodes:
- a CDS encoding 3-oxoacyl-ACP synthase III family protein translates to MTPRQRAQLAAVAVHLPSGYRTMAQTRERIIAAGSPVVPPPGMLEKLTGVRGVHVRDDGEQCSDLAVHAVRKALAAAGATVDDVDLLLFAAGGQDLVEPATAHIVAAKLGATCPVFDVKNACNSVLNAVETARAMIESGLYRTVLIACGEAATTVTRWHLPTGRAWRESIAGFTLSDAGAALLMTAGPADDDAPGVLATRFFAASASWRECTVEAGGSMHPRPATDEPTYVRVNGDMMAMGERHNRDAVADFHEEIRLAEHAAFVGIHQISVAQFHKSVGNLPFPDDRYLLTVADHGNAASASLPLQLVLARESGRVAPGDLVALIGMASGYSVGMALIRM
- a CDS encoding acyl-ACP desaturase, translating into MSTKHTAPPMLEALRPIAERAFDEHLRQATDWYPHQYIPWSQARDYDGILGGEAWEPGQRRMSVAVRDAMLHNLLSEENLPGYHRVIAQMLSMDGVWGAWVNRWTLEEARHGTALRDYLVVTRAIDPVALEQSRVRHLQTGYDLDYPGDLLASLTYVTVQEMGTRLTYQNIRRQCGDPVCEALMQRIVADENRHMLFYRTLLDAALDLWPDEAMRAVGKVVATFRSPAHAAAEYPRLARSMTRSGIYTVATHHDEVLLPLTRSLGLLERGGLTAAGRQSQDRLGELLATAAELAERFNRRAGHTPRTPDPTPLAALAAPTTNTAP
- a CDS encoding acyl carrier protein, with the protein product MARSSHDILSDLLVDEFDVDRATLTPDATFADLGMNSLALAELLVIAERELHLDMSDLDVDLDPTLTLSEVVEHLDAVRGSAPDDTARSPRTPRTDPTATPA
- a CDS encoding acyl-ACP desaturase → MSGPAPLDDVDLTAELEPHVAAGLDRHLAAAPTWLPHQYIPWSRGRDFDGPLGGEPWSPDQTPLPTAVRGALVLNLLTEDNLPSYHHALAARVGRHEAWNAWLHRWTAEEERHSHALRAYLSCTRAVDPVALEHDRMALLSRGWREAPAPFLHALVYLTVQELTTRVIHRNTGRACGDPVGERLMARIAADENLHMLFYRELGRHALDIAPDAYLVAFRETVATFKMPGHVLAGFHDKALRAAVAGIYNTHHLYHHVLMPLVTALGLLDRPGLGPAGEQARDALAAMLDRLRRRAALVAPPPAAPAHATASGGRP